The DNA region CGGGAGTCAAAATTTCGGCATGGGCCGCAGAAACATCGCCCCGTAAAGTAATGCCCTGGGGTAACAATTGATTCGTTTGAGCCAGAAGAGTTCCTGTCATTTCAACTCCCGTCATCTCGCAAAAAGACTTCGTTAAATAAAGCTTGTCCAAGTCCAGAACCGTACTTTCTTTTATAGGAAAACGATCGTTTTCTAGCTGGCCTTGGTTTAAGTAGAAAATTACTCATGGAATGAATGAGTAGCAATCAGCCTGCCGTTGGGCAGACTGATCTTGAAAACCGATTAAACTGAAAACTCGTGGTTTCGCGATTTTCTTCGTTAATGGGTTTATCTGAAGAATAAAGCAATGCTGAACCAACTTCACTTATCTAAACCAGATTGAGGCTTAATGATTTGTGAAATGAATTCTCAGCGCATTGAATATGTGAAGAATGGGTATGTGTTAGCAACTATACTTTTTTTCATCTTAAATGTGTGTCATCTAACACAAAAATTTAATATTTAAACAAACATTGCAAAACTCCAAAGATTGGATGATTTTGCAGTTAGAAGAAAACCTCAAAAAGCTTATCAAATAGGAGTTTTGAAACTCTTATTGTTTTTTTTACAACAGTGAATGACAGTGTAATACATTATTCATTAACTCCTAAAAAATCTAGTTTATGTCTTTAGAAATGTATGACTTAGAAGTGTATGACACTGTAAAGAGGAACTTTCACATATTGAACCAACGCAATCAACAAGGGTGCTGCGCAAGGTGTTGTTTATTGAGGCTATGAATTGTTGAATAGTTGCAGTTCAGCGGGTGCATATCACTTTTGCCCTCACCCTAAATCCCTCTCCCAATTTGGGAGAGGGACTTTGAGATGGCTCGGCTCCCCTTCTCCCAGGTTGGGAAAAGGGGCTGGGGGATGAGGGCCTGCAAAGGTGACATGCTCTCCAGTTCAGCCGCCTCTTCAGGTGTCTTAGCTAAGAGAGGCTTTTGTGAAAATACGTTCTATCAGAATTAGGGTCAGGGAAGCAGATTCCTGACTTAAATTAGTGTTTAGAAATGAACCAGGGTTTAGTCAACTTACCCACGTAAGAGAAATAATCTAGCCACCAATCAATGTATTTGCGGGTTGAAGAAACTTTCATATCCGCTGGAATCTCAGGGAATTGATTAGTAGACGGAGGCCAATCGGTTTTGTAGTCAGTAAGTTCATCTGGCAAGTTTAATTCACTCGGTTGGTCTGCTTCCATCGCGTGAATTACTTGATAGTTAGAATCCGATCGCGTAACCAATTGTTCGTCTTTTGAGATCTGGATGGGTATCAGTGGCTCAACTGAATTCGCAGGGTTAAACTCGGTATTCGTGAGTGCGGCTTCCTGCAATTCGTACTGGTCTAAAAATTGCTCGATCGCGTCCAGAATTACCTGCGATCGATTGGGTTTTTTCCCGGTTCGTCGAGAGGGATACCGCTTTTGCGCCAGTTGGTCAATCCGCGCTAAGGTTTCTGGTGGAATACGAATTGATATGAGTGGGGAATTGGCCATCGTCGGCACCTCCAACATCCTCAGCAATCATTAGGGGCCCAGCCACTTACAATGCTGCGCGGTAAGGCCAGTTAAGATCACCCCTAACCTAGTAATACCACCCTATTGACCCACTTTCCGCCCTTTAAGTGTCACACTCAAACATTTAACCCTGAAAGCCTTGCTGAGCAAAGAATATGAGGCTATTAGTTCGCATGAACCATTAGAGCGCAGTTGAGAATAGATGCTGTTTATTGAGATAAATCTCTGGCCAAGGCTTCTGGGAGTCCGTGGCTGCGTCGTTAATCCCTGATGTGCCAGTTGAAAGTGCGGAATGTGGGCTATTGAGGCAAGGCAGCAGATTTCAGCGAATTCTACAGGAATTTAATTATTTGTTTGTGCTTAAGGGCTTACTTAAAGCGAATCTGGTATTAGGGGTTGATTGCCCGACACAGTTGACGATCGCTATCTCGCAACTTCGGACTGGTATTCAGATAAGGTTGCAGCCAGCGACAGCCCCGTTCCACCAGGGTATGAAAGGAGAAGGTTTCGGTTTTCCAGAGTTTGATGGTTTTATCTTCACTGCCAGAGGCGATCGTTTTGCCATCCGGACTGAAGGCTAACGTAACGACCGAGCCTTTGTGACCTTGCAACGTTTTTAGTTCCTGCCCTTCCAGGTTCCAGAGCTTGATGGTGTTATCGGCACTGGCAGAGGCCAGAGTTTGACTATCCGGACTGAAGCGCACACTGTTGACAGGGCTGCGGTGTCCTCGCAAAGTCCGCACTTCCTGTCCATCAGCGCTCCAAAGTTTGACCATATCATCGGCACTGGCAGAGGCGATCCATTTCCCATCCGGGCTGAAAGTAACCCCATTGACGTAGCTGGTATGCCCCCTTAAGGTTTTCAGTTCCTGCCCATCCACACTCCAGAGTTTAATGGTGTAATCGGCACTGGCGGAGGCGATCGTTTTGCCATCCGGGCTGACCGCTACACTGTTGACAAAGCTGCTATGTCCAGTGAAGGTTTTCAATTCTCGACCATCGATGCTCCACAGTTTAACGGTGCGATCGGCACTGCCGGAGACTAAGTTTTTTCCATCCGGACTGAAACTAACGCTGTTGATGTAATCCCGATGTCCGGCCAGAGTTTTTAATTCGCGACCATCCCGACTCCAAAGTTTGATGGTGTAATCTGCACTGGCAGAAGCCAGCAGCTTGCCATCGGGGCTGAAAATAATGCCATTAACCGATGCCAGATGTTGCTTCAGCACCGTTGGTTCCTGCCCATTGAACGACCAGAGGCGAATTGTTTCATCCACACTGGTAGAAGCAATCGTCTGCCCATCGGGGCTGAAGTTAACACTTTTAATATCGTCGTTATGGCCTCTCAGGGTCTTTACTTCCTGGCCTTCTGTGATGTCCCACAGTTTCACGGTGGTATCGCCACTGGCAGAGGCAATCAACTTACTATCGGGACTGAAGTTAATGTTGTTCACATAGCTGCGATGGCCTAAAAACGTTGCCAGTTCTCGTCCATCCCGTGTCCATAACTGAATGGTGTTATCCCAACTAGCAGAGGCAAGCAGCTTACCATCCGGACTGAAGCGAACGCTATTCACCGAATCGTTATGGCGTTTGAGAGTTTTCAGCAGTTGACCACTGGCAGTCTGCCACAGGCGCACGGTTTTATCATCGCCCCCGGAAGCAATCTGTTGCCCATCCGGACTGAAGTTCACACTTAAAATGCGATCGGTGTGACCTTGCAAGACTCGCAACGGACGACCCTCGATCGTCCACAGGCGGAGGGTACGATCGCTTCCTCCTGAAACCAGCATCTTCCCATCGGGACTGAAATTGACCGTATTTACCTCATCCGTGTGCCCCTGCAAGCGGCGAATTGGATGACCATCAGCTCGCCAGAGTCGGATCGTTTTGTCGTCACTGGCCGAGGCAATCATCCGGCCATCCGGACTAAATTTAACGCTCCAGATTGGTCTGGTGTGTCCCTGCAACGTTTTCAGTTTTTGTCCATCCCGGCTCCAGAGAGTAATAGCTTTATCGGCTCCAGCTGAGGCGATCGTTTTACCATCCGGACTGAAGGCCACAGCATAAACCGGATCCCCATTGCCTTTGAGGACGTGCAGCGATCGGCCATCCTTATCCCACAGACGGATCGTGCCATCCTCGCTGGTTGAAGCCAGCATCTGACCATCCGGACTGAAGACAACACTGTAAACGGCTTGCGTATGGCCCTCTAAATGATTGCGTTCCCGGATGCCGTAAACAGCCTGTTGGAGCGCCAATTGAGCCTGATTACGGGTGGCATCATCTACCCAGGAAGCCGTTTCCAGCTTTTTTACCGCCTTCAGCGATTCCATTAAGGCATCCAATTCTTGATTGGATTTAAACAGGGAATCCGAGGACAGACTGAGGGTATCAATATGACCGACGATCGCCTGTCTCCGTTGGGTTTCCGCCCGCCAGGATTGCCAGCCCGCTGCGACTGCCAATCCCAGGGCTACCGCAGAAAAGCTGATGAAGATCAACAGAGTTTTGCGCCGCTGGCGATCGCGTCGTCCCACGCTGGCATCAATAAAGTGGTTTTCCTCTGCACTCAAGCCACCCAGCGCCCCATCAAAGATTTTCTCCCGACGCAGTTCCAGAGCCTGTTCCAGCTTCGACCCACTCCATAACTCTTCATCTGCACGGGCCGCATCCGCACGTTGCAACTCTTGCCAGTGAGCCACATCTTCGGCCAGTCGGTGTTTAATTACAATCACCTGATGGGCATCCGCAATCCAGTCCTTTAACAACTGCCAGGAGTCCAGCAGCGCTTCATGGGCAACTTCTACCGTCGGCTGCAGGCGATCGGCATCATTACTGACCAGCAAATTCTGATTGATCAACTCATCCAGCGTACTGTTGACTAACTCACCCGTAAATTCCGATCGATAGGCCCGACGACTGACCGCTTTGGCGATCGTCCCCACTTCCTGAGTATTTTCAATGCTCACTAGACGCAGAAAAATTTGCTTCACCGCCGCCTGTTTTGGTTCTGGCAGCGACTCATAGATTTGATCTACCCGTTTCTGCAAAGCACCTCGCACGCCGCCCAACTCCCGATAAGTGCGGGTATGCAAAATCCGATCCTGCAAACTGCCATTGCGCCGTTCGCTCTCCCACAACAAATCTAATGTGTATTGCAACAATGGCAAATATCCTGCCTGTCCCTGCACATCCTTTAAAATCTCGGCAATCAGCCCTTCTTCAAACATCACTCCCTGACGGGCCGCAGGCTGTTTAATCGCCAACCACAGTTCATCCCGCTGCATATCCGTCATCAGGCGAATCTGTCGCTGCGTTAATTTGCCCAGATTCGGATAGGGGCTGAAATGATCTAGAAAATCGGCCCGCATCGTCAGCATCACCGTAACGGTGCGATCGGGCAGACGCAGCAATTGCACCAGACTATCGATAAACTGATTGCGCCGTTCTGCCGCCGCCAGAGTAAACACTTCCTCAAACTGGTCAACAAAAATTAGCCAGTGTTCGTTGGGCCGCTTCAACGTCTTAACCAATTGCACCAGTGTATCCGCTTTCCCCTGCCGCACTGGCTTCACTTCGGATTGCTTATACTTACTGAGCAAGCTGGCATACAACGACTCAAAGGGATCCTCATCCGGGGTAAACATCAGGGCCACAAAGCCACTGCCCCACTTTTCTGCTAACCGGGGAATGACACCCGCCCTCACCACTGAGGATTTGCCACTCCCAGAAGCTCCCAGCAACAAAATCATCTGGCCGTGCTCTAACTCGGTCACTAAGCTGGCCACCAGTTGATCGCGGCCAAAAAATCGATCCTTATCCTCTGGCTCAAATTTTTTCAATCCTTTATAGGGAGAAGCTAATTCCGGTTCTACACGCTCTCTAGTCGGTGAGGTCAGAGCAGTTGGCGTTTCGGAGGCAGGAGCCACCAGAATTTGATAAGCGGGAACAGGTTCCTGAATGTTCTTGAGTTGCTGGGGGCCAAGATAAGTTGCCTTCAGATCCAGTTGGTTTTTCACCAGATCGTAGACCATCTGGGAAATGCAAATTCCACCCGGTTCTGCTTTCGTCTGTAAACGGGCAGCAATATTGACCCCATTCCCCATGACATCGTTTTCACTGAAAAAGACATCGCCCAGGTGAATGCCAATCCGGTGAGCCAGGGTATCTTGCGGAGGAAACTGGGCCACCATGTCTGCGATCGCTCGTTGAATCGCCACCGCACACTCTACGGCCTGCACCGCACTGGTAAAGGCCATCAGTAAACCATCCCCAGTCGTTTTCAGCACCTGGCCCTCAAACTGCTGACACAGTTCCATCATGGTTTGCAAATCCCGCTGAATCAGCTTCAGAGTATTTTCTTCATCCGCGGCCATGCGAGTACTGAACCCCACTCCATCCGTAAAGACGATCGCGGCTAACATCCGCTGTCCTCGCAGCATCGGTGGGACGGCTTGCTGAGCGTTCCAGGAAGGAGTAGTCATGGTAAATGCACCTTGAACAAATAACCCTGAGAATCCAAACGCGGGGATATGAACGGCTCCTACCCCTGCCCATTGGCTATATCAGCTATATCGAACCCAATCACAAATTAAACCTTGTCCAAGTCCAGAACCGGAGTTGCTCTGATCGGACAACGACCGTTCTCTCGCTGGACTGGGTTTAGTTTTGTCTCTTAGTGTATCGGCTTTGCCCCAATTTCCCTGATCTACCTGGGGTAAAGGACAAACTGTGGCATTAGTGCCAAATCCTCTAAAAAGCTGCCATCTGCTTAGATTGGCAAATCTGCACGGGGATTAAAGGTTTCTAACTGGCGCAGTTTCTCGTAGAGCTCCCGCTCCTGCTCACTCAGTTCCTTGGGAACCACAATTTGAATTTCGACAATTTGATCGCCGCGATCGCCCTCTGCCGACGGATACCCCTTGTTCGCTAACCGGAGCCGTTGCCCAGAACGGACTCCCGGCGGAATCGAAACTTTCACTAATCCATCCAGGGTTGGCACCTGTACCTGTTCTCCCAACACCGCTTCACTGGGTGTAATGGGAAGCTGACAGACAATATCATTCCCCTCCAGCTTGAAGTAGGGATGGGGAGCAACCTCGATCTTCAAATACAAATCGCCCCCAGCGACTCCCTGCCCCTTCAGCCGGATCCGTTGTCCCGTCACCATGCAAGCAGGCATATTGACTTCCAGCGATCGGCCATCCTCCAGGCGAATTCGCTCCCGTCCACCCAGATATGCTTTTTCCAGCGGCACTATCAGCCGAGCTTCTGCATCGCGACGACC from Leptodesmis sichuanensis A121 includes:
- a CDS encoding CopG family ribbon-helix-helix protein, with translation MANSPLISIRIPPETLARIDQLAQKRYPSRRTGKKPNRSQVILDAIEQFLDQYELQEAALTNTEFNPANSVEPLIPIQISKDEQLVTRSDSNYQVIHAMEADQPSELNLPDELTDYKTDWPPSTNQFPEIPADMKVSSTRKYIDWWLDYFSYVGKLTKPWFISKH
- a CDS encoding nSTAND1 domain-containing NTPase, translated to MTTPSWNAQQAVPPMLRGQRMLAAIVFTDGVGFSTRMAADEENTLKLIQRDLQTMMELCQQFEGQVLKTTGDGLLMAFTSAVQAVECAVAIQRAIADMVAQFPPQDTLAHRIGIHLGDVFFSENDVMGNGVNIAARLQTKAEPGGICISQMVYDLVKNQLDLKATYLGPQQLKNIQEPVPAYQILVAPASETPTALTSPTRERVEPELASPYKGLKKFEPEDKDRFFGRDQLVASLVTELEHGQMILLLGASGSGKSSVVRAGVIPRLAEKWGSGFVALMFTPDEDPFESLYASLLSKYKQSEVKPVRQGKADTLVQLVKTLKRPNEHWLIFVDQFEEVFTLAAAERRNQFIDSLVQLLRLPDRTVTVMLTMRADFLDHFSPYPNLGKLTQRQIRLMTDMQRDELWLAIKQPAARQGVMFEEGLIAEILKDVQGQAGYLPLLQYTLDLLWESERRNGSLQDRILHTRTYRELGGVRGALQKRVDQIYESLPEPKQAAVKQIFLRLVSIENTQEVGTIAKAVSRRAYRSEFTGELVNSTLDELINQNLLVSNDADRLQPTVEVAHEALLDSWQLLKDWIADAHQVIVIKHRLAEDVAHWQELQRADAARADEELWSGSKLEQALELRREKIFDGALGGLSAEENHFIDASVGRRDRQRRKTLLIFISFSAVALGLAVAAGWQSWRAETQRRQAIVGHIDTLSLSSDSLFKSNQELDALMESLKAVKKLETASWVDDATRNQAQLALQQAVYGIRERNHLEGHTQAVYSVVFSPDGQMLASTSEDGTIRLWDKDGRSLHVLKGNGDPVYAVAFSPDGKTIASAGADKAITLWSRDGQKLKTLQGHTRPIWSVKFSPDGRMIASASDDKTIRLWRADGHPIRRLQGHTDEVNTVNFSPDGKMLVSGGSDRTLRLWTIEGRPLRVLQGHTDRILSVNFSPDGQQIASGGDDKTVRLWQTASGQLLKTLKRHNDSVNSVRFSPDGKLLASASWDNTIQLWTRDGRELATFLGHRSYVNNINFSPDSKLIASASGDTTVKLWDITEGQEVKTLRGHNDDIKSVNFSPDGQTIASTSVDETIRLWSFNGQEPTVLKQHLASVNGIIFSPDGKLLASASADYTIKLWSRDGRELKTLAGHRDYINSVSFSPDGKNLVSGSADRTVKLWSIDGRELKTFTGHSSFVNSVAVSPDGKTIASASADYTIKLWSVDGQELKTLRGHTSYVNGVTFSPDGKWIASASADDMVKLWSADGQEVRTLRGHRSPVNSVRFSPDSQTLASASADNTIKLWNLEGQELKTLQGHKGSVVTLAFSPDGKTIASGSEDKTIKLWKTETFSFHTLVERGCRWLQPYLNTSPKLRDSDRQLCRAINP
- a CDS encoding DnaJ C-terminal domain-containing protein: MQNFRNYYDILEVSREATPEEIKKAFRRLARQFHPDLNPNDKAAEERFKSINEAYEVLSDAGKRAQYDRYGQFWKQRGFQRAAGAAAKVWDRMSDRGVDDFNFSEFSDFNSFVDQLLNRREETTSSTTTSKEPYRPGTSKKAYTVSRPSGRRDAEARLIVPLEKAYLGGRERIRLEDGRSLEVNMPACMVTGQRIRLKGQGVAGGDLYLKIEVAPHPYFKLEGNDIVCQLPITPSEAVLGEQVQVPTLDGLVKVSIPPGVRSGQRLRLANKGYPSAEGDRGDQIVEIQIVVPKELSEQERELYEKLRQLETFNPRADLPI